The following coding sequences lie in one Arachis ipaensis cultivar K30076 chromosome B03, Araip1.1, whole genome shotgun sequence genomic window:
- the LOC107630140 gene encoding uncharacterized protein LOC107630140 isoform X6, with product MFTDDTLGRSQERANMRDDDGAKRVFFGGERFLEGISGEAYITIQRTVSNSPLGLEVQLHITEALCPALSEPGLRALLRFMTGLSVCLNRGDVNLKAQKRSTEAAGRSLVSVVVDHIFICIKDSEFQLELLMQSLFLSRASLSEGENDSSLTRITIAGLFLSDKFSHPPCTLVQPSMHSVKRESFHVPEFARSFCPPIYPLGEQQWQLIEGTPLICLHSLQIVPSPLPPVFASQTVIDCQPLMIHLQEEACLRISSFLADRIVVNSGDILPDSSINSLFFTLSGLDIMVPLDKAQLDISKSNTDNVVQTSFAGARLHIEDFSYIDSPSMKLRMLKLDKDPACFCLWEGQPIDASQRKWSARAAQITLSLEACTGPPARQNSLGWTTGLWRCVVLKGAWIEVAMTTADGSPLLKVPPPGGIVRVGVACEQFLSNSSVEQLFFILDLYVYFGRVSEKIAVAGKRKQLEGVKNKSSSEKLMDITPSDSAVSLAVKDLQLRFLESSPLNVEGMPLVQFVGNDLLISATHRTFGGVIVISSTSRWESVQIDCVDAEKHIAGENGSFLSSGENIPSSSGDCQLRTVFWIHNKRNHLLNRNAPSIPFLDVNMVHVIPLGEQDRESHCLNGSASVSGIRLGGGMNYAEVLLHQFGILGPDGGPGKGLCKGLEKLQAGPLATIFKTTPPDVDNSEDGSLSKGKETSFPKLKKPDNVDITIELRDWLFALEGAQEMAERWWISSPENVSREERCWHTTFQSLQVITRSSPKNVLGEKAPARRKQQYPVERVTVGIQGLQIMKPQRPKEIHLSKSIANGAKEVNGTATGICLQLDLVSSEDNVEVEMANWEVENLKFTVKQPIEVVLTSDEAQHLTFLCKSEVDSMGRIAAGILRVLKLEGSVGHSVMDQLGNLGSEGIDKIFSPKHSRDDSVHNRGFCPSPKLVSKSLHKSTMEPTLTLLEEAVADSQEKINALISDFGISESSGQQLTIAKELSQKIESMEGLLKQLRNKT from the exons ATGTTCACGGATGATACTTTAGGCCGCTCTCAAGAGCGAGCAAACATGAGAGATGATGATGGTGCAAAACGAGTATTCTTTGGAGGGGAGCGTTTTTTAGAAGGAATATCAGGAGAAGCATAT ATCACAATTCAGAGAACAGTCTCCAACAGTCCACTTGGGCTTGAGGTTCAGTTGCACATTACAGAAGCCCTTTGCCCTGCATTAAGTGAGCCAG GACTTCGTGCACTTCTCCGCTTTATGACAGGATTATCTGTCTGTCTAAACAGGGGAGATGTAAATTTGAAGGCCCAGAAG AGATCTACTGAAGCTGCTGGGCGCTCTCTTGTCTCAGTTGTTGTGGACCACATATTTATTTGCATCAAAGATTCTG AGTTCCAGCTTGAACTATTAATGCAGTCCCTTTTTCTGTCTCGG GCAAGTCTTTCGGAGGGAGAAAATGACAGTAGTTTGACCAGGATTACCATTGCAGGTCTATTTTTAAG TGACAAGTTTTCACACCCGCCATGTACGTTAGTGCAGCCATCTATGCATTCTGTTAAAAGAGAGTCTTTTCATGTGCCAGAATTCG CTAGAAGCTTTTGCCCTCCAATATATCCACTTGGAGAACAGCAGTGGCAATTGATTGAGGGAACTCCTCTAATCTGCCTTCATTCCCTTCAGATTGTGCCTTCTCCACTTCCACCAGTTTTTGCTTCTCAAACAGTTATTGACTGTCAGCCTCTTATG ATTCATCTTCAGGAAGAAGCTTGCCTTAGAATATCTTCTTTCTTAGCTGATAGAATTGTTGTCAATTCTGGTGATATTTTACCAGATTCCTCAATAAACTCTCTTTTCTTCACTCTCAGTGGACTGGATATTATGGTTCCTCTGGACAAGGCCCAGTTGGATATTTCTAAAAGCAACACAGATAATGTAGTCCAAACCTCCTTTGCTGGTGCAAGGCTTCATATTGAAGACTTTTCATATATAGATTCACCATCAATGAAACTAAGAATGCTTAAACTGGATAAGGATCCTGCTTGTTTCTGTCTTTGGGAAGGTCAACCAATTGATGCTAGCCAGAGAAAGTGGAGTGCCAGAGCAGCCCAGATTACTTTATCTCTGGAAGCATGTACTGGCCCACCTGCACGTCAAAATTCTCTTGGATGGACCACAGGACTATGGAGATGTGTTGTTCTGAAAGGTGCTTGGATTGAAGTAGCTATGACAACTGCCGATGGCAGTCCATTGTTAAAGGTTCCTCCTCCAGGAGGTATTGTGAGAGTTGGTGTTGCTTGTGAACAGTTTCTGTCCAATAGTTCTGTTGaacaattattttttatcttggatCTTTACGTGTATTTTGGGAGAGTTAGTGAGAAAATAGCAGTGGCTGGAAAAAGGAAACAATTGGAGGGGGTTAAGAACAAATCTTCTAGCGAAAAGTTAATGGACATAACTCCTAGTGACAGTGCTGTAAGTTTAGCAGTTAAAGACCTTCAACTTCGATTTCTTGAGTCTTCACCATTGAATGTCGAGGGAATGCCTCTAGTGCAGTTTGTTGGAAATGATTTGTTAATTAGTGCCACTCATAGAACCTTTGGTGGTGTTATTGTTATTTCGTCCACCTCACGCTGGGAGAGTGTTCAGATAGATTGCGTGGATGCTGAGAAGCACATAGCAGGAGAGAATGGCTCATTCTTAAGTTCTGGAGAAAATATTCCTTCAAGCAGTGGAGACTGTCAACTGAGAACTGTATTCTGGATACATAACAAGAGGAACCATCTATTGAACAGAAATGCTCCTTCAATCCCTTTTCTGGATGTAAACATGGTGCATGTCATACCATTGGGGGAACAAGATAGAGAGTCTCATTGTTTGAATGGCTCAGCTTCTGTATCTGGTATTCGTCTTGGTGGGGGAATGAACTATGCTGAAGTCCTCCTACATCAATTTGGAATACTTGGTCCTGATGGTGGTCCTGGGAAGGGTCTTTGTAAAGGCTTAGAAAAGTTACAGGCAGGACCATTGGCAACAATTTTCAAGACAACGCCTCCCGATGTTGATAATTCAGAAGATG GAAGTTTGAGCAAAGGGAAAGAAACCAGTTTTCCAAAATTGAAGAAGCCAGATAATGTGGATATAACCATAGAATTGAGAGACTGGTTATTTGCTCTTGAAGGGGCACAAGAGATGGCTGAAAGGTGGTGGATATCTAGCCCAGAAAATGTAAGTAGAGAAGAGAGGTGTTGGCACACAACTTTCCAAAGTTTGCAAGTAATTACAAGAAGCAGCCCAAAGAATGTTCTGGGTGAAAAAGCGCCAGCACGTAGAAAACAACAGTATCCTGTGGAACGGGTTACA GTTGGAATCCAAGGGCTGCAGATCATGAAGCCGCAGAGACCGAAAGAGATTCATTTGTCAAAATCAATTGCAAATGGTGCTAAAGAAGTTAACGGCACTGCTACAGGAATTTGTCTTCAGCTGGATTTGGTATCAAGTGAGGATAATGTTGAAGTTGAAATGGCTAATTGGGAAGTGGAAAATCTAAAGTTCACTGTTAAGCAACCG ATAGAGGTGGTTTTAACCAGTGATGAGGCTCAACACCTTACTTTTCTGTGCAAATCTGAAGTTGATTCCATGGGCCGGATAGCAGCTGGAATTCTAAGAGTGCTTAAGCTCGAAGGTTCGGTCGGCCATTCTGTAATGGATCAACTAGGCAACTTAG GAAGTGAAGGCATTGACAAGATTTTCTCTCCTAAGCATAGCAGAGATGATAGTGTCCACAATAGAGGATTTTGTCCATCACCGAAGCTGGTAAGCAAAAGCTTGCACAAATCAACGATGGAACCGACATTAACTTTGCTCGAGGAAGCAGTTGCAGATTCACAGGAAAAGATCAATGCCTTAATCAGTGATTTTGGTATTTCAGAGTCCTCTGGGCAGCAACTTACCATTGCTAAAGAACTCAGTCAAAAGATTGAATCAATGGAGGGTTTATTGAAGCAATTACGGAATAAAACTTAA